Proteins from one Juglans microcarpa x Juglans regia isolate MS1-56 chromosome 1S, Jm3101_v1.0, whole genome shotgun sequence genomic window:
- the LOC121244545 gene encoding oil body-associated protein 1A-like, whose product MSSTHPEVPGEPTKTGTAFLETSTATIQSFAPINQIHQHLCAFHFYSYDMTRQVEAHHYCAHQNEEMRQCLIYDSPDADARLIGLEYVISEPLFLTLPDDEKRLWHSHEYEVTSGLLFMPGVPGPIERQDMEKLAKTYGKVFHFWQVDRKDNLPLGIPQVMMAFTRDGQIYEDLVKGVENRYGISVAKERENRAYISGPTHGIHPLANGGGKGLKTELREVDCKPPDSVPRVFA is encoded by the exons ATGTCGAGTACTCACCCAGAGGTTCCAGGCGAGCCAACCAAGACTGGCACGGCCTTCCTTGAGACTTCCACTGCCACCATCCAAAGCTTTGCTCCTATCAACCAGATCCACCAGCATCTCTGCGC GTTCCATTTTTATTCCTATGACATGACTCGCCAAGTCGAGGCGCATCACTACTGCGCACATCAAAACGAGGAGATGCGCCAGTGCCTCATTTACGACAGCCCCGACGCCGACGCTCGGCTTATCGGGCTGGAGTATGTCATATCAGAGCCCCTGTTCCTGACGCTGCCGGACGACGAGAAGCGCCTATGGCATTCCCACGAGTACGAGGTAACGAGTGGGTTGCTGTTCATGCCGGGTGTTCCGGGTCCGATAGAGAGGCAGGACATGGAGAAGCTTGCCAAGACGTATGGTAAGGTGTTCCACTTCTGGCAGGTTGACAGGAAGGACAATCTTCCTCTTGGGATCCCGCAGGTGATGATGGCCTTCACTCGGGATGGCCAGATCTACGAAGACCTTGTCAAAG GTGTTGAGAACCGATATGGGATATCAGTGGCGAAGGAGAGGGAGAATCGAGCTTACATATCGGGGCCAACGCATGGAATACACCCACTGGCAAATGGTGGAGGAAAGGGACTCAAGACTGAGCTGAGGGAGGTAGACTGCAAGCCCCCAGATTCCGTGCCCAGGGTCTTTGCTTga
- the LOC121247135 gene encoding 60S ribosomal protein L21-2-like: MPAGHGLRSRTRDLFARPFRKKGYIPLTTYLRTYKIGDYVDIKVNGAVHKGMPHKFYHGRTGRVWNVTKRAIGVEINKQVGNRIIRKRIHVRVEHVLPSRCTEDFRLRKLKNDKLKAEAKSRGEVISTKRQPEGPKPGFMVEEGATLETVTPIPYDVVNDLKGGY; encoded by the exons ATGCCGGCTGGTCACGGTCTTCGTTCCCGGACCCGAGATTTGTTCGCTAGACCCTTCAGGAAGAAGGGTTACATACCCCTCACGACCTACCTCAGGACCTACAAGATCGGTGACTACGTCGACATTAAAGTGAACGGCGCGGTCCATAAGGGTATGCCTCACAAGTTCTACCACGGCCGCACCGGCAGAGTCTGGAACGTTACAAAGCGAGCCATCGGCGTCGAGATCAACAAGCAG GTGGGTAACAGAATAATCAGAAAGAGAATCCATGTTCGTGTGGAGCACGTGCTGCCTTCAAGGTGCACGGAGGACTTCCGTCTCAGGAAGCTCAAGAATGATAAACTGAAGGCTGAGGCAAAGTCAAGAGGTGAGGTTATCAGCACAAAGAGGCAGCCGGAGGGCCCTAAACCAGGTTTCATGGTCGAGGAGGGTGCAACATTGGAAACTGTGACTCCTATTCCTTACGATGTTGTTAATGATCTTAAGGGTGGTTATTAG
- the LOC121247332 gene encoding uncharacterized protein LOC121247332, whose product MPLPNTDSSSDSMLPIPRRFTRVTHPPDRYGFSHTSLTATLNTVFVPHSYTQAATQMDVKNAFLHGDLNEEMYMSPPPSMFTTPSSESQFDFFLLLRKTSTRIILLLVYVDDIVTTGSDTELIKQLQQHLKASFHMKDLGPLQYFLGLEAIHSFLGRVRSKTDFLSPQLSLSIVLYLLHALRSHGLCGLLGELGFPQLQSTPLHADNASAI is encoded by the exons ATGCCTCTTCCAAATACTGATTCGTCATCTGATTCTATGCTTCCTATACCTAGGCGCTTCACTCGAGTTACACATCCACCAGATAGGTATGGTTTTTCTCATACCTCGCTTACTGCCACTCTCAACACTGTTTTTGTTCCTCACTCTTATACTCAGGCAGCCACCCAA ATGGACGTGAAGAATGCATTTCTACATGGGGATTTGAATGAAGAAATGTATATGTCTCCACCTCCCAGCATGTTTACTACACCTTCCTCAGAG AGTCAGTTTGATTTCTTTCTGTTACTTCGCAAGACTTCTACAAGAATTATATTACTTctggtatatgttgatgatattgtcaCTACTGGCTCTGATACTgagttaattaagcaattacaacaACATCTCAAGGCctcttttcacatgaaagatcttggtccctTGCAGTACTTTCTTGGCCTTGAG GCAATACACTCATTTCTTGGgagagtaagaagcaagacagaTTTTCTAAGTCCACAACTGAGTCTGAGTATCGTGCTATATCTTCTGCATGCTCTGAGATCACATGGGCTTTGTGGGTTATTGGGTGAACTTGGTTTTCCTCAGCTTCAGTCCACTCCTCTTCATGCTGATAATGCCAGTGCTATTTAG